The Streptomyces sp. NBC_00576 genome contains the following window.
AGCTCTAGCGGAGGGCCTTCCCGCTCCACCACGTCCGCGAAAATCGTGGTGGCGGGCGGCTTCGGCGTGGGCAAGACCACGTTCGTCGGGGCCGTCTCGGAGATCAATCCGCTGCGTACCGAGGCCGTGATGACGTCCGCGTCCGCGGGCATCGACGACCTTACGCACACCGGGGACAAGACGACGACTACCGTCGCCATGGACTTCGGCCGTATCACCCTGGACCAGGACCTGATCCTGTACCTCTTCGGTACGCCCGGCCAGGACCGCTTCTGGTTCATGTGGGACGACCTGGTGCGCGGCGCGATCGGTGCGATCGTCCTCGTTGACACGAGGCGCCTTGCCGACTGCTTCCCGGCTGTCGACTACTTCGAGAACAGCGGCCTGCCGTTCGTCATCGCCCTCAACGGCTTCGACGGCAACCAGCCCTACAACCCGGACGAGGTGCGCGAGGCGCTCCAGATCGGGCCGGACACTCCGATCATCACTACGGATGCCCGGCATCGGGCGGACGCGAAGAGTGCGTTGATCACTCTCGTGGAGCACGCGTTGATGGCTCGGTTGCGGTAGACAGACTTTCGGCCACTGGGCTGCCTCGGACGGTTGTACGCCGTCTGCGGCAGCCCAGTGGCTTGTCACGTCCCCGCGGCGGAGCCGCAAATCGATACAGCCCCGCGCCCCTGTACGACAAGAAGGGCCCCTCTCAACGAGAGGGGCCCTTCTTGTCGTACAGGGGCTAGTGCCAGCTGTGCGGGGCGCGGAAGCCGCCCTCGCGCTCCAGGCGGCGCCAGCCGGCCTTCGGGTGGCCGCGGTGGGCCGGGGCGGCCGTCGGGACCGCTGCCGCGCGGGCCAGCAGGATCGCCGTGATGGCGGCGACTTCCTCGGGCTCGGCGTGGCCCTTCTCGACGCGAATGTCAGAGGCGCTCATAGGTCACAGTCTCCGTGTGAGAGGTTTCCGCGGGTGTA
Protein-coding sequences here:
- a CDS encoding GTP-binding protein, producing MDFASSSGGPSRSTTSAKIVVAGGFGVGKTTFVGAVSEINPLRTEAVMTSASAGIDDLTHTGDKTTTTVAMDFGRITLDQDLILYLFGTPGQDRFWFMWDDLVRGAIGAIVLVDTRRLADCFPAVDYFENSGLPFVIALNGFDGNQPYNPDEVREALQIGPDTPIITTDARHRADAKSALITLVEHALMARLR
- a CDS encoding acyl-CoA carboxylase subunit epsilon, which encodes MSASDIRVEKGHAEPEEVAAITAILLARAAAVPTAAPAHRGHPKAGWRRLEREGGFRAPHSWH